A segment of the Triticum urartu cultivar G1812 chromosome 1, Tu2.1, whole genome shotgun sequence genome:
GACTAAACCCTTGACAGCCTCAAATGATGGGGCTGCCTTCATTGCAAAGCAGCTGTTACAAAGCCACAGTGCATCATCAAGCCTTTCCTTCTCGACCAAACTCTTAAACAGCAGGACATATGTCTGCGAGTGCACCGACACTCCCAAGTCACTCCTCCCCTCCCGCCTCTTCATCACCTTCATCCTCTTGAATACTCGCATGGCGGCCCCGACATTCCCCTCCTTGCAGTACCCCTGCACAAGCGCATTGTAAGTAACGTAATTGGGCAGCATGCCTTTTGACTCCATCACATCGAGCAGCTCCTCGCCCTTGAAGGTTTCCCCCTTCCTTGCAAACCACCGCATCCGGCAATTGTACGTGACGACATTTGGCTCCAGCTTGTTCTCATTGATTTCCTTGAGCAGCTTCTCAAACTCCTCGGCATCGTCCTGCTCGGAGAACCCAGCGAGGAGAGTATTGTAGGATATGATGTCCGCGGGCGGGCGATGCTTAAACTTCTTCTTGGCCATTTCATTGAGCAGCTTGCGGGCGGCGGGGAGCTCAGAGCTCTTGACCAGAGCGTGGAGGAGCACGTTGTGGGAGGCGCGGCCAGGGGCG
Coding sequences within it:
- the LOC125532833 gene encoding pentatricopeptide repeat-containing protein At3g13150-like, with the translated sequence MASLLRRRHPHPSAVSAHLLRRLSALPDVDPSPPATAPARPGASIIDSPASPSTQSRRRRTAPPDQLLASAPVTPGLLARALSLFPGPDDAVRAFSSSAPAARSDVSLSALLSALLRAGRIDDLKSTFKSAESSLGVAPGRASHNVLLHALVKSSELPAARKLLNEMAKKKFKHRPPADIISYNTLLAGFSEQDDAEEFEKLLKEINENKLEPNVVTYNCRMRWFARKGETFKGEELLDVMESKGMLPNYVTYNALVQGYCKEGNVGAAMRVFKRMKVMKRREGRSDLGVSVHSQTYVLLFKSLVEKERLDDALWLCNSCFAMKAAPSFEAVKGLVEGLVKGGRSAEAKGVVAKMNFLVKGDAKVAWEKIAGELSLEEGAPSSDP